From Archaeoglobus sulfaticallidus PM70-1:
TTTCCATCGATTCTTGCTGATGCTAAAGAGTACCTCAGCCTGTTCACTTCCCTAAAATCGATCTTTTCTTTCAAAGCCTCCATCAGCTCCAGAATCTCTATGATATCCCCGGATGACATTTCATAGCCCTGTGAGTGGCAATTATGGCAGTCAACCACGATGCATTCTCCAAAAATCTTTTCCGCAAATCTGTTTATGCTCTCCGGAATATCATCAATTGCCTTTTTCCCGGAGATGAAGATGAGTGTTAACTTGTCAAAGGGAAAGGCCATTAATTTGAATCTCTCTCCTTCAACCGAAACCGGCTTAAAACACTTCAGAGAAATAAAGCTGGATAGGTTCTTAGCTTTTCTTACGATCTCCTCAACATCCCTGGATGTAGAAGGGTTGCTGTCGTGCTTTACCAGGGAGTGAAGGTAAATCCTGTTCTCATCGAGGAGCTTTTCAACCAGCAAAGCCCCACCAATATTCCTTATTGGCCCAGGATGGAAGGATGTTGTAACGAGATGGACATCGTTGATCTTAAGACACTTGACAAAACCTTCCTTTGTCTCAGAGATCCTTTCAAGCTCTCTTTCGAAGAAAGATGGATCTGATGTGAGCCAAAATAGTATGAAGTTCCTGAGCAATCTTTTGGAGTTAAATCTCCCGTAATTCCTGTCAATAAACTTTATGAAGAGTAAAGCTAGCGAAACGCCTATTACCGTTGCTGCAACATACCCCGTAAATCTGTGGGGGGCTTCAAACGAGAAAGCATAGTCTATTGGATAAATGGATAGCAGAATGGTTGTAGAGAGCAATGATGCTTTAAATTCCTCGGTTTCAGATGTGAAGAAAAGAATCAGGGTTAGGCCTGTCGCCATGGCAGATGGAGCCATTATGATCAGATTGAAGTTGTGAAGGATGTGGATTGCGATGGAATCAAATATCTCAACGAATATCAGAATGAACAGTGCGAGAAAGAATACCCTTCTGCTGTTGAAAGCTATTTTCAGCAGTTTGGATGCAATAAGCAATGAGATTATCAGGGATAAACCGATAAAGAAATATCTCTGAGCGAAAAATGACTTGCTAACTGTACCGTTCAGAAAGGATGCGAATACTATTGTGATAATACCTATTAAGACCGATACCCTCTTTCGGGGGATCGTGAAAAGCTTGGAGTAGAATTTCTCGATGATTTTCTGATCAATCATTGGTTCTGCTATGTTTCGAGGATTTAAACTTTTTCGGGTGTCATGTTCAGGGTTTCCAGCCTGAGCATTTGAACAGTCAAGCTAGATTTAAGGATTAGATAAAATTTCCGCAAAATTCCAATAAAATTCTAAAAAATCAGGAAAAAAATTTTATACTTCCATGAACAAGTTGTATTATGTCATTTGAGCTTGAACTCGTTGCTTTATTCGCAACCTTTTTCCTCAACCTTCCGTTTGGATACTGGCGCAAAAATACGAAAAAATTCTCGCTTGAGTGGTTTCTCTCGATACACCTTCCAGTACCATTTGTGTTCCTGATGAGAATTTTTTCGAGAGCCCCGTTAACACATATCCCGATATTCTTCTTGGTATTCTTCTCCGGGCAGTTTCTCGGTGGGAAGATCTGGGAGAGAGTTGGTTATTCAAAATGTCTTGTCGTGGATGTTGTCAGGCAATGGAAGGGGGTTTTTTAGGTCAGCTTTATTATGCTGTTTTATCATTATTTAGAAAGTCGTAAGCAGGATTTAGTAATCCCCATTTGCCAATATAAACAGAAAAAACAATAGTGGGGTCGGTGGGATTTGAACCCACGACTGGCGGGTCTCTTCGGGTCAGCGCTCCAACGGGTCATCACAGCTCAGCAGACCCATCATTCATCACACCGCTGGAGCCCGCCGCGCTTCCTGGCTACGCCACGACCCCTCAATACCAGATTAGCATATTTTGAGATATAACTTTTTTGATAACTTCTGGATCTTTTTGACAAGCAAACATGCGGGGGGAGGGATTTGAACCCTCGGACCCCTCCGGGACCAGACCCTGAATCTGGCGCCTTTTCCTGACTCGGCAACCCCCGCACCTGAAACAGTTTATGGGAGTTCTACATTTCAGGCTGTATTTATGTTTATTGTCAAGTTATATTACTTACGGTTGAAGCTTTGGGGTTTAATTCTACAACCTCAAGTTCATCAACAACTGTTTTTTACTTTTCCGATTTTTCAAGTTCAGCCTTTATCAACCTTTATCAATCACCCCAAAGTTTCGATGATTGATAGTCAGCATAACCAGTCAGCAAACTTCCAGCAAAATTTTTAACCTCAACAAGAATTTAGTAAAAAGGAAAGGGGGGTGGTGGATGGGCAGAATAGTTTTGTCCATCTTCCACCAGGGGGCAATCTATCCTATTACTTATGAATATATAACACTGATCCGGATTATACATTAACTATCACAACCCATCTATGGTTTCTCTCCAGTCAAGTGTTTTTGATTTGATGTCCCTCTTCCTCCTCTCCATGAATTTCATAACCGTAGAGTGTGTTGAGCCATCGATGAGCATCATAATAGCCTCTCTCGCAACACCGACATTCTCCACATCCCCTATTATGGCAACACTCTTATCCCTTATAGACAGATTAACTTCAAGTGTCTCCTCTATGGTCTTCTTCATCTTGCCATCTTTTCCGATTATCCTGCCCATAATGCGTTTCACAGCGTTTTCAGGAACATACTCGGATATGTCTATAATCTCTAGAGTCACAAAATCATTCAAAAGCTTGAAAGCCGTTGAAGGAGAAAAACCATTTGCAATAGCCTTTATGATGTTCTGCGCCTTCAGAAAACCTATCGTATCCTCACAGATAAGGGTTATGGCCCCATCCTTTCTCACAATCATCTCACAGCCAGTCTTCTCTTCTATTTCCTTCTTCGTCTCCCCGTCTTTTCCAACAATAACACCCACTCTGCTCTCGGGAACCCTTATTTCGGTCTGATGCCTGTACATTTTCTTCACCTCTCCACCTCAATTTTGTTCATCAATTCGGACAAAAACTCTCCAGCATCGAATTTCAGCCCGAACTTTTCAAAAAATCTTGAGATGTTTTTCAGATCCCTCTCAAGAAAGCTGATCGAGTTGGGATGATCCAGAAGTACCGCCTGGCCCATATCTATGAAGTACGGCTTACCATTATGCAAGAGGATGTTGTACTCGCTCAGATCCGCATGAACAAGTTCGGCAGATACAACGAGTCTCTCCACATTCTCCAGAATCTCCTCCAGCAGATCCTTTGGATTTACGAAATCTGCTAGGTTTTTCCTTAAATCAAAGAGGGATGGCGAGGGTATCTCATCTTCTCCAAGAAACTCCATGAGCAGTATGTTCTTGAGGTAATGAACTGGCCTCGGGACATTTACTCCCTCCTGATAGGCTTTCTGCAGATTTCTGAATTCCTTCTCAGCCCATATATAGATTATAGTCTTCTTCGAGATTTTTTTCATATCGAACCTCTTATCTCCGAAGAGGTAATCTTCCATCTTGTGAAACTCGCTCGTTTCGATTCTGTATATCTTTACTGCAAGAGGCATCTCCTCTCCATCAACCAGACCATCAGCATAGAACACATTGGCCTCCTTTCCCGTGCTGACAACTCCACCTAAAGCCTGAATGTACTTCTTTGATAACTTGTAAAGAGTTATAAGTGTCCTCTTATCAAGAACTTCTGCAAAAATTTTCCTGTCATCCTGATCTCTTTCCTTGATCCTGAGCTTATCGAGATACCTCTCAATATTTTT
This genomic window contains:
- a CDS encoding serine protein kinase RIO encodes the protein MKGFDDKELKNIERYLDKLRIKERDQDDRKIFAEVLDKRTLITLYKLSKKYIQALGGVVSTGKEANVFYADGLVDGEEMPLAVKIYRIETSEFHKMEDYLFGDKRFDMKKISKKTIIYIWAEKEFRNLQKAYQEGVNVPRPVHYLKNILLMEFLGEDEIPSPSLFDLRKNLADFVNPKDLLEEILENVERLVVSAELVHADLSEYNILLHNGKPYFIDMGQAVLLDHPNSISFLERDLKNISRFFEKFGLKFDAGEFLSELMNKIEVER
- a CDS encoding DUF2070 family protein, which gives rise to MIDQKIIEKFYSKLFTIPRKRVSVLIGIITIVFASFLNGTVSKSFFAQRYFFIGLSLIISLLIASKLLKIAFNSRRVFFLALFILIFVEIFDSIAIHILHNFNLIIMAPSAMATGLTLILFFTSETEEFKASLLSTTILLSIYPIDYAFSFEAPHRFTGYVAATVIGVSLALLFIKFIDRNYGRFNSKRLLRNFILFWLTSDPSFFERELERISETKEGFVKCLKINDVHLVTTSFHPGPIRNIGGALLVEKLLDENRIYLHSLVKHDSNPSTSRDVEEIVRKAKNLSSFISLKCFKPVSVEGERFKLMAFPFDKLTLIFISGKKAIDDIPESINRFAEKIFGECIVVDCHNCHSQGYEMSSGDIIEILELMEALKEKIDFREVNRLRYSLASARIDGKSCERVSMLILDYDGERFVLLMLDGNNINCEFKSELENFFLKSGLQPVIFSTDNHSKTGVSPKIGYMPVGSDVAERKAIIDFIMRNLGRELKDVGEVGYSHDTVKVRVMGEDFFKAVEKMFVDLGEKAIYIFISIVLIQFFTSLIFGNLILLL
- a CDS encoding KH domain-containing protein, with product MYRHQTEIRVPESRVGVIVGKDGETKKEIEEKTGCEMIVRKDGAITLICEDTIGFLKAQNIIKAIANGFSPSTAFKLLNDFVTLEIIDISEYVPENAVKRIMGRIIGKDGKMKKTIEETLEVNLSIRDKSVAIIGDVENVGVAREAIMMLIDGSTHSTVMKFMERRKRDIKSKTLDWRETIDGL